The proteins below come from a single Podarcis muralis chromosome 8, rPodMur119.hap1.1, whole genome shotgun sequence genomic window:
- the LOC114600114 gene encoding uncharacterized protein LOC114600114 yields MSPGVDLVVLPPGRPKVARTQTVDITTLQPSSGGSYSPNANQTRELESTWSWPSSMSPGDDTVFLPPGRPKVARTQTVDITTLQPGSGGSYSTNPNQTREIGSSMPPGDYSVFPPPGRPKVARTQTVDITTLQPSSGVSFSPNANQTRELESTWSWPSSMSPGDDTVFLPPGRPKVARTQTVDITTLQPGSGGSYSTNLNQTREIGSSMPPGDYSVFPPPGRPKVARTQTVDITTLQPSSGVSFSPDANQTREIESYWSWPSSMSPGDDTVFLPPGRPKVARTQTVDITTLQPSSGGSYSPNANQTRELESYWSLPSSMSPGVDLVVLPPGRPKVARTQTVDITTLQPSSGGSYSPNANQTGELESYWSLPSSMFPGDDTVFLPPGRPKVARTQTVDITTLQPSSGGSYSPNANQTRELESTWSWPSSMSPGDDTVFLPPGRPKFARTQTVDITTLQPSSGGSYSPNANQTGELESYWSLPSSMSPGVDLVVLPPGRPKFARTQTVDITTLQPSSGVSFSPNANQTRELESTWSWPSSMSPGDDTVFLPPGRPKVARTQTVDITTLQPGSGGSYSTNLNQTREIESYWPWPSSMSPGDYSVFPPPGRPKVARTQTVDITTLQPRSGVSFSPNANQTRELESTWSWPSSMSPGDDTVFLPPGRPKVARTQTVDITTLQPSSGGSYSTNLNQTREIESYWPWPSSMPPGDYSVFPPPGRPKVARTQTVDITTLQPSSGVSFSPNANQTRELESTWSWPSSMSPGDDTVFLPPGRPKVARTQTVDITTLQPSPGVPNSQDTTQNASLNVTRDASQNASQNASQNGPVSVLNLSGPLNSADVAQRWWESRPFTPPSAALNAYVCQAWPAMSMPALQQALALGQAMQQAQILTPRNEKLLGGVKELRHAQAMTQRQAMEREQMQPREWAQAPVVTQAPRLTQQQAFERAQAQQWVKTWAEMEQTARRQEMERAHWAQAQAQARAQAQVMTQAQAQALAQPIFLRSPAPFILQSPLVGREAMPPPFQLPSPGAMPPTQLPANPLQAPQKYPDVKPKERRASIKQETDMKTSSDAKGKETSKQERIVGEIAFQLDRRILSSIFPDRARLYGFTVRNIPEKVAQSGADPFLQLTTEQASTIMERYNNIMDRLKQLGYDPSVHPTLTEHIVNTFGILRDRPDMTGAEAAAYNDIKYLQEVVKNATPPDMLNNCMLLLNCLHQLSQDDGKPLFIW; encoded by the exons ATGTCCCCTGGGGTTGATTTAGTCGTCTTACCTCCAGGCCGCCCCAAAGTTGCCAGGACACAAACAGTAGACATCACCACTCTCCAGCCCAGCTCTGGGGGCTCCTATTCTCCAAATGCCAACCAAACAAGAGAACTTGAATCAACTTGGTCCTGGCCCAGCTCCATGTCCCCTGGGGATGATACAGTCTTCTTACCTCCAGGCCGCCCCAAAGTTGCCAGGACACAAACAGTAGACATCACCACTCTCCAGCCCGGCTCTGGGGGCTCCTATTCTACGAATCCGAACCAAACAAGAGAAATTGGCAGCTCCATGCCCCCTGGGGATTATTCAGTCTTCCCTCCTCCAGGACGCCCCAAGGTTGCCAGAACACAAACAGTAGACATCACCACTCTCCAGCCCAGCTCTGGGGTCTCCTTTTCTCCAAATGCCAACCAAACAAGAGAACTTGAATCAACTTGGTCCTGGCCCAGCTCCATGTCCCCTGGGGATGATACAGTCTTCTTACCTCCAGGCCGCCCCAAAGTTGCCAGGACACAAACAGTAGACATCACCACTCTCCAGCCCGGCTCTGGGGGCTCCTATTCTACGAATCTGAACCAAACAAGAGAAATTGGCAGCTCCATGCCCCCTGGGGATTATTCAGTCTTCCCTCCTCCAGGACGCCCCAAAGTTGCCAGGACACAAACAGTAGACATCACCACTCTCCAGCCCAGCTCTGGGGTCTCCTTTTCTCCAGATGCCAACCAAACAAGAGAAATTGAATCATATTGGTCCTGGCCCAGCTCCATGTCCCCTGGAGATGATACAGTCTTCTTACCTCCAGGCCGCCCCAAAGTTGCCAGGACACAAACAGTAGACATCACCACTCTCCAGCCCAGCTCTGGGGGCTCCTATTCTCCAAATGCCAACCAAACAAGAGAACTTGAATCATATTGGTCCTTGCCCAGCTCCATGTCCCCTGGGGTTGATTTAGTCGTCTTACCTCCAGGCCGCCCCAAAGTTGCTAGGACACAAACAGTAGACATCACCACTCTCCAGCCCAGCTCTGGGGGCTCCTATTCTCCAAATGCCAACCAAACAGGAGAACTTGAATCATATTGGTCCTTGCCCAGCTCCATGTTCCCTGGGGATGATACAGTCTTCTTACCTCCAGGCCGCCCCAAAGTTGCCAGGACACAAACAGTAGACATCACCACTCTCCAGCCCAGCTCTGGGGGCTCCTATTCTCCAAATGCCAACCAAACAAGAGAACTTGAATCAACTTGGTCCTGGCCCAGCTCCATGTCCCCTGGGGATGATACAGTCTTCTTACCTCCAGGCCGCCCTAAATTTGCCAGGACACAAACAGTAGACATCACCACTCTTCAGCCCAGCTCTGGGGGCTCCTATTCTCCAAATGCCAACCAAACAGGAGAACTTGAATCATATTGGTCCTTGCCCAGCTCCATGTCCCCTGGGGTTGATTTAGTCGTCTTACCTCCAGGCCGCCCCAAATTTGCCAGGACACAAACAGTAGATATCACCACTCTCCAGCCCAGCTCTGGGGTCTCCTTTTCTCCAAATGCCAACCAAACAAGAGAACTTGAATCAACTTGGTCCTGGCCCAGCTCCATGTCCCCTGGGGATGATACAGTCTTCTTACCTCCAGGCCGCCCCAAAGTTGCCAGGACACAAACAGTAGACATCACCACTCTCCAGCCCGGCTCTGGGGGCTCCTATTCTACGAATCTGAACCAAACAAGAGAAATTGAATCATATTGGCCCTGGCCCAGCTCCATGTCCCCTGGGGATTATTCAGTCTTCCCTCCTCCAGGCCGCCCCAAAGTTGCCAGGACACAAACAGTAGACATCACCACTCTCCAGCCCAGATCTGGGGTCTCCTTTTCTCCAAATGCCAACCAAACAAGAGAACTTGAATCAACTTGGTCTTGGCCCAGCTCCATGTCCCCTGGGGATGATACAGTCTTCTTACCTCCAGGCCGCCCCAAAGTTGCCAGGACACAAACAGTAGACATCACCACTCTCCAGCCCAGCTCTGGGGGCTCCTATTCTACGAATCTGAACCAAACAAGAGAAATTGAATCATATTGGCCCTGGCCCAGCTCCATGCCCCCTGGGGATTATTCAGTCTTCCCTCCTCCAGGCCGCCCCAAAGTTGCCAGGACACAAACAGTAGACATCACCACTCTCCAGCCCAGCTCTGGGGTCTCCTTTTCTCCAAATGCCAACCAAACAAGAGAACTTGAATCAACTTGGTCTTGGCCCAGCTCCATGTCCCCTGGGGATGATACAGTCTTCTTACCTCCAGGCCGCCCCAAAGTTGCCAGGACACAAACAGTAGACATTACCACTCTGCAGCCCAGCCCTGGGGTCCCCAACTCTCAGGATACCACCCAGAATGCCTCTCTCAATGTTACCCGGGATGCTTCTCAAAATGCCTCTCAAAATGCCTCACAGAATGGTCCTGTCTCAGTGCTAAATCTCTCAGGCCCTCTAAACAGTGCTGATGTTGCTCAGCGCTGGTGGGAGTCTCGGCCTTTCACCCCTCCAAGTGCAGCACTCAATGCCTATGTATGCCAAGCATGGCCTGCCATGAGCATGCCAGCACTGCAGCAGGCATTGGCGCTGGGGCAAGCAATGCAGCAGGCACAAATCCTGACTCCAAGGAATGAGAAGCTATTGGGAGGGGTAAAGGAACTAAGGCACGCCCAAGCAATGACACAGCGACAGGCAATGGAGCGGGAGCAGATGCAGCCTAGGGAGTGGGCGCAGGCACCCGTAGTGACCCAGGCACCAAGACTGACACAGCAGCAGGCATTCGAGAGAGCACAGGCACAGCAATGGGTGAAGACCTGGGCAgagatggagcaaacagcacggcGACAGGAAATGGAGCGGGCACActgggcccaggcccaggcccaggcccggGCCCAGGCCCAGGTAATGACCCAAGCACAAGCCCAGGCACTTGCACAGCCTATATTCCTGAGAAGCCCTGCCCCTTTCATACTGCAATCCCCACTTGTTGGTAGGGAAGCCATGCCACCCCCTTTCCAACTACCCTCTCCCGGAGCCATGCCACCAACCCAACTTCCTGCTAATCCACTCCAAGCCCCACAGAAATATCCCGATGTGAAGCCAAAGGAGCGCAGAGCCTCCATTAAGCAAGAGACTGACATGAAGACCAGCAGCGATGCCAAAGGAAAAG aaaccagcaagcaagagcGCATCGTGGGCGAAATTGCATTCCAACTGGACCGCAGGATTCTCTCCAGCATCTTTCCTGACCGTGCGCGCCTCTACGGTTTCACCGTCCGCAACATCCCTGAGAAAGTTGCACAG AGTGGAGCTGACCCCTTCCTGCAGCTGACAACAGAGCAGGCTTCAACCATCATGGAGCGCTACAATAACATAATGGACCGCCTGAAGCAGCTGGGCTATGACCCAAGCGTCCACCCTACCCTGACGGAGCACATTGTCAACACTTTTGGCATCCTCCGGGATCGGCCAGACATGACAGGCGCAGAGGCAGCCGCCTACAATGACATAAAGTATCTGCAGGAGGTGGTCAAGAATGCCACCCCTCCAGACATGTTGAACAACTGCATGCTGCTCCTCAACTGCCTCCATCAACTGTCTCAGGATGACGGGAAGCCCTTGTTCATATGGTGA